The genomic interval GGTTTCTAATGTTTCGGAAAGATTAATCGCATACGTATACCCCACTAACCGAATACCCCCTACTTTTTCCACTAATTTCTGAAATTGAACGGGCAAATACGTTGCCGTAACCCGCATCGTTTTTCCATCGGGTTCAATTTCAACCAGCAGCGCAGCCTGAAAGCCCGCCGCTTCGGCAACGATCTTTAACAATTCGTGCCGCGCCAGATCATGAGTAGATTCATCAATCACACCCGATAGTACCGCATTAATTTGGGTAATTACATTGACATCCATAATCATAATGGGGGCAGCAGAAAAGCAGAGCGTTGCAACCAGAGGGCAATCCACCCACCGGTTGACAGCAATTAATGATAGTAGAATTTTACCCTATCTTTAGCGTACAAAACTCCCATTTAGAATTATTCTCGATTCATGAAGGCTATCGCTGGCGTTACTTAGGTTGCGACTGGAGGCTCCAGTATGATAGACTGGAAAAATGCCAACATCAAGAGAACACAAAGCGGCCAAGATCATGGCTGTGCTGTACGATTTTCTGGGAGAAGACCTGCGCCGCCTCTGCTGTCTGGATGTGGGCTGCGGCGACGGCACAATGTTGAAGGCATTTGGCGCACAATTTCACTTTGCCGTCGGTATTGATCCGGCTCTACCACAAAGCGCGCTGCCCCCTACTCTGCAAGTCTGCTCCCGCGGCGAGAATATTCCCTTTCCTAATCAATATTTTGATGTCGTCATCTGCGCTCAGGTTTATGAGCATGTGCAAAACCCCTATCAATTGGCAGATGAAATCCGGCGTGTGCTCAAGCCTGGGGGCGCAATCTTTTTCAGCGGGCCAAATCGATTTGCGCTAATCGAAGAACACTATCACTTGCCATTGCTTTCCTGGTTGCCGCGCAGCGTCGCCAATGCCTATATGCGCCTCACACGCCGTGGGCATGCGTATGATATTCATCCNNNNNNNNNNNNNNNNNNNNNNNNNNNNNNNNNNNNNNNNNNNNNNNNNNNNNNNNNNNNNNNNNNNNNNNNNNNNNNNNNNNNNNNNNNNNNNNNNNNNTGGATTACGCGCCCGAAGCCCTGAAACTCACTCGACAACTTCCCCAAATACCAAACCTGGCCTTTCAGCAAACCGACGCACAAACGCTGCCCTTTGGTTCGACGCAATTCGATGTAATCTTCATGCTGGATGTTGTTGAGCACCTCACGCCCCATCAACTCGACCGCACCCTCCAAGAAGTAAACAGAACCCTCAAACCGAGTGGGCGGCTTATCATCCACACCATGCCAAATACGTGGTATTACCGCTGGGGGTATCCACTCTATCGCTGGGTGCAAGGGTTGCGAGGGCATAAATTCCCAAAAGACCCTCACTCCCGCTGGGAACACGCATATTTGCACGTCAATGAGCAGAATCCGCTTCAATTGCAGAAAACACTTCGCCACAACGGATTCAGGCCGCGGGTTTGGCTGGCGAACGTCCAGACCTTCGAACACGAATCCAACCCGCGGGTGCGCGCCATCCAGCGCCTTCTCACGCGGCTCCCCATCGTTAAAACCATCTTTTGCAATGATATTTTTGCTATCGCCAGAAAACCACAAATATGAGAATTCTCATCGAAGCCCTGGGCATACACAACTATGGCGGCGGGCGCACCGCCACGCTCAACCTGCTGCAAAACCTGCTGGCGATCGACCCGCACAACCAATACCGCGTGCTGCTGACGCGCCCCGAACCCGGCCTGCTGGCAAGAAACCTGCAACAAATCATCTTGCCAGTTGAAAATCGCTTTCTGGCGCGCATACTGGCACAGGTTAGCTTGCCAATTATTAGTCGGGGTTGCAATGGCATCCACTTCGCCAAAAACCTGGGCTTGATGACCCGCAAACCCAGCCTGGTGACGCTTTACGACCTGACCACGCTGCTACATCCCGAACTGGTGCCGCGAATTGATGCGTGGTACTGGCGGCGGATTCAGCCGCTAACGCTAAAAAAGGCGCGGCGTGTGATTGCGATTTCGCGTGCCACCGCGCAGGACGCGCAGACTCACTTTGGGCTGGATCCTGCAAAAATCAGCGTGATCTACCCCTCAGTGGGGGCGCGTTTTCAACCAGCTACACCGGAGCAGATTGCTGAAATCCGGCAGCATTACAGCCTCCCGCGGGAATATGTGCTGCATGTCGGGCGCATGGATCGCAAGAATAATATTGGCGCGTTGATCCATGCTTTTGCACAAAGCCGATACCGCGGCGCGCTGGTTATCGTTGGACAAGAATACGCCAAAACCCCGGCGCGCGGCCTGGGCGAGATGATTGAAACTCTGGAACTCACCGGGCGGGTACACTTCACCGGCGCGCTGCCCGATGAAGCACTGCCAATGCTCTATAGCGGAGCCCAGGCCGTGGTGATGCCTTCGTTGCACGAAGGCTTTGGGCTGGTGGCGGCGGAAGCCATGGCCTGTGGCGCAGCGCTGATCGCCGGGCGCGTGGGCGCATTACCTGAAGTTACAGCCGGAGCTGCCATGCTGGTAGATGAGCCGAATGCTATCCAAATCACGGAGGCGCTGGATGAGTTGCTGGATAATCCAGCTCGATTGGCAGCCCTGCAACAAGCCGCCATAGAAGTTGGCGCTCACTATCGTAATGTGAATGATGCCCGGCAAACACTGGCGCTCTACGAGCAAATCGCGGCGTGACCAAAAGCTTTCCATGCCGTATAATAATAAAGTACGATTTTGAAGATCATCACAGATCAGCTTCTTTTTCGAGGGTAGTTATGATGAAAAAAGTTCTCATTGCCATTTTTGCAATCACGGGTATCGTGCTGCTTACATCAGCCGCCGCCGCGCAAGGCCCCGCCGGAGACTGGACCAGCACCATCGCCTGCCAAAATCTGGATGCCGCCAATCCCGCAGAAATCACGCTAACATTCTACGCGCAGGGCAGCAGCACGGCCAGCGCAACGTATTCGGCCAGTATCCCAGCGGGAGGCAGCCAAAATTATGCTGTTGCCGATGGCAATCTGGGCGTCCCCGAAGATTTTCTGGGCAGCGTGGTGGTGACTTCGTCCAGAAGTGTCGTTTGCACTGTTAATTCAGAAACCACCGGCACAGGCACCAGTGCTGATCCTTACCGCATCGCCAGCAGTTCAGGCCTGGGCGAGAACGAGATCGCTTCGGCAATGTATGCACCTCAGGTAATGAAGAATTATTATGGTTGGAATTCTTATTTTTCGGTGCAAAATGCCGCCGGGCATGAGATCACCATTGAGGTTACCTACAAAGACAAAACCGGTAACGACCTACCCACCGCCACTGAAACAATGACCATCGCCGGATACAGTAATGTGATTATTTATCAGGATCAAAATGCGAATCTGCCCGATCAGTTTGTGGGCGCGGCTAAAGTGCGCGTCAGCAATCCGGCAGAGGCGCAAATCGGGATGGTGATCAATTTTTACAACAGCGGCGCAGATGCAGGAACATCACAATTTCATAGCTACAACGGCCTGAGCGGCGGCGCGACAAAATTATATGCGCCGCGCGTGGTGCGCCGCTTCTATGGCTACAACAGCGGCATCACTATACAAAATGTCAGCGACACGGCCACAAGCATTACGATTGATTTCAACTTCGGCGGAGAAGCCTATTCCTACCAGTCTGCTGAAATCAGCCCCAGCGCCGCTTTAGTATTATATATGCCCGATATTGCACCCACGAACGCAGTGGATGCGTTCCCGGTGAGCCAGCGTTTTGGCAACGCCGTTATCCAGGCTAATAATCCGGCAGCCAGTATCGTGGCGATCATTAATGAAGATAATCGCGGCAATCCCGCCGATAATGACGGCAACCCTGTTCCGGCGGAGCGCATTGGGCAAGGCTCAACCTACAGCGCCATTCCTGCCGGATCGGAGACCAAGACTGTTTATTTCCCGCAAGTGCCGCGCAATGTAGATGGCGTATTCTCCGGCGGATTCTTTATCTCCAACATCAGCGATGCCGATGGTATTTGCGAAATCCATTTTACCGGGGTGCCCGAAGCTAAAATCGATGATTTCTCCATGCCAGCACACTCATCCCGCTCGTATTATGCGCCCGATATTGCCAATCTCCCCGATGGCTTTAACGCCAGCGTGCGGGTTGCCTGTACTATTGACGTGATCGGCATTCAGAATTTCGCTGCCGCACCAGGAAGCGGAAAATCAGGCGACAGTTTTACACAAAATAATGGCTTTAACAAATAAAAAAGAGCGGCGCTTGTAGCGCCGCTCTTTTTTATTTAAATATCAACTCATCCTCGTAGGAAATTAGCGATAAAGAACCAGAGATTCGCCGGACGTTCGGCCAGGCGGCGCACAAAATAGGGATACCATTCCGTGCCATAAGGCACATACACGCGCACCGGATACCCTTCGGCGGCCAGTTGTTCCTGCAAATCGCGGCGAATGCCGTTTAACATCTGAAATTCCAGGCCATCTTTGGGGAAATTTACATCTTTAGCATATTGCTTCGCAAAGATGATGCGCGCTTCATCATGACTGGCAATCGCAGGGATAGGGGGGAAGCGGCCACATTCAGTAACGCGCGGCAAACCAGCTTTGGCTGCGCCATCAATCAACATCTTCGTTAGCTTATCAAAATTTATATCAACATCCGCTTTCTTCGGGAAGGCAATTTCCGGCGGCTCTTTGTAGGCTCCTTTACATAAACGCACGCGTGCTTTTTCTTCCATCAACTGGCGAATATCTTCTTCGGTGCGATAAAAATAAGCCTGGACAACGATCCCCACGGTATCTGTATAACCTTCGGCGCGCAATTTGCGAAATAACTCCAGGGTTATATCCGTAAAGGGCGAATCTTCCATGTCGATACGGATAAAATTCTCGTACGATTTTGCCCGCTCTACAATGCGGCGTAAATTAATTTCGCATTCGGCCACATCGAGCAGCAGACCAATCTGGCTGAGTTTAATGGATACGCCCGATTTGACCCCCGTACGGTCAATTTCATCGAGGATGTGCAGCACATCTTCAGTCGCCTGGCGTGCTTCACCCACACTGGTTACATTTTCACCCAAGTGATCCAGCGTGGCACAAATGCCCTTTTCATTAAGAATCTTTATCGCGCGAATCGCATCGTCAGGGGTCTCGCCGGCAACAAAACGCCCAGCAACCCGCCAGGCAATCGGCCACCGCGTCACAATCCGTCGCGCCCATTCAGCTTTCGAAAGATATATTAATAAAGATCGCAGCATATGTAAACTTCTCCTGTAAAAGTTTCGGCCTGAATTGTTACGATAACACTAGGTTTTCGCAAAACCACCAATAAATCATATAGTAGTCAACGCTAATTTCATAGTACAGAAGATACCCATTTCCGGGGTAATTTTACATATTCAGCACCTGTGATAGAATCCCCTCATGCGCAACCGAAGAAATTTTTCAGCACTCCGCTGGATTTCAATTTTTATGATTTTCTTTGCAATTGGCCTGGCCACACTGCAAATAGCCTCATTTAGCCGATTACGGGCCGTTTTTCCCGCCGGGATGACCATCGCAGATGTGCCAGTTAGCGGATTAACCCGCCAAACATCAGCTCAACGACTGCTTGAAATTTATAATCTTCCCGTCGAACTTCGCTATAAAGAGGATATTATCCATCTGGACCCATCCGTGGTTGGCTTTGAACTTGATCTTGAAAGTATGCTCGCCGCTGCCGATCTGGAACGCACACGGGTGACTTTTTGGCTGGCATTTTGGGATTATCTCTGGGGGCGTACTGCCACAGGAGCGGAGATTCCCCTCAGAGCATCCTATTCTGAAGAGCGGCTGAGAATCTACCTCGAGGAAGATTTGGCCCCCCGGTATGACGAACCCCCCTCGGCTCCAGTGCCGGTTGCTGGTTCCGTAGATTTTCAACCCGGAGAATTAGGCACCGAACTCGATGTTGAACGCTCCATCTTCCCGATTGAGAATGCACTTTTCTCCACCCAGCAGCGAGTTGTTACGCTGCCCCTCGGTCGATCTTTACCCCCGCGGCCCTCGCTTGAAAATCTGGGCATTTTGATGAAGCAGACGATTGGTCTGGCTGAATTCGAAGGGCTGATTGGGGTTTATATGCTCGATCTACAAACCACGAATGAGATTCACTTTGCCTACCAGCAAGGCATTGAATACTCGGTTGAACCCGTTGATATCGCTTTTACGACAGCCAGTATTATTAAAATCCCCATTCTAATTTCGACATACCGCCATATTGACGAAGTGCCCGATGCCGAAACAGCCAATCTGATTGAAAAAATGATTATTGAATCCGGCAATGAATCGGCTGACTGGTTGATACAACGTGTGATTGACGCCAACCGCGCCCCTTTGGCTGTCACCGATGATTTGCAAGCCCTCGGGCTAGAAAACACTTTCCTGGCCGGGCATTTTTACTTGGGCGCGCCAGTGCTGGACCTTTTCACAACCCCCGCGAATTCACGTGCCGATGTTAATACCAATCCCGATGTTTACAACCAGACCACTCCCTCCGAAATGGGCATGTTACTGGCCGATTTATATCAGTGTGCGCAAACCGGCGGTGGCGCGCTGACCGCTGTTTTCCCGACAGAAATCACGCAAACCGAATGCGACACTATGATTGCCTATCTCACGCAGAATAAAATGCCCTCACTGCTGGAAGCTGGCATCCCCGAAGGCACACAAATCGCGCATAAACATGGGTGGGTAACAAATGACGGCATCATTAATCTGATTGGGGATGCCGGGCTGATCTTCACCAGCGGTGGTGATTATGTGCTGGTAATTTTCATGTACCATCCCGATCAACTGATCTGGGATTCATCATCATCATTGGTTGGGCAACTTTCCAGGGCGGTGTATAATTATTTCAACCTGCCAACAACCCAATAAATTTATATTACTGCGCAAAAGAAGAAACAGGCCGCTGCATGGCAGCGGCCTGTTTCTTCTTTTGCGTGAAAGCCTATACATCTCGATCGACAATATACGAACCAATTTCAAATAATGCCTGGCGTTCAATACTATCGGGGATATTTTCAAGCATCTTCAAACCACGCTCAACAAATTCACGCGCTTCGTCGAGCGCTTTTTTAATCGCGCCGCTCGCGCGAATCGCCGCGACCAGCCGCATCATACGGGCATCGTGATTATATTCGCCGCGCAATACGGCAGCCATATCTTCGTCATCCGGATGGCTTTCCTGGTAATAAATTGCTGGCAAGGTCACCAAACCCTGGCGTAGATCGCTGGCAACCGGCTTCCCAACAGCAGATTGACTCCCTGTAAAATCAAGAATATCGTCCACAATCTGAAACGCCATACCAATTTCATAACCATACTGGCGTACTGCCAAAACTACATCGTCATCCACACCACCAAGCAAGGCCGCTGATTCCGTCGCTAACACAAACATCGATGCTGTTTTGGCATAGATGCGCTGATAATAATCTTCCCGGCTGGCGATCCCCCGGCTAGTAAACATCTGAATAATTTCGCCGTTTACAATTGTTGCCAACGTTTCTGCAAATAGCTGCATAACATCAATTGAATCGGTTTGTGCAGCCATTGCAGCCGCACGGGCAAAGATATAATCACCGGCTAAAACGGTGGCCGCGGGCGACCACTGTGCATTCAACGTAGGAATACCGCGCCGCAACAATGACCCATCAATCAAATCGTCATGCACCAGTGTGGCTGTATGCAACATCTCAATTGATCCGGCTAACTTGAGCAACCTGTCGCCGTCGGCATGGAGCATTCCACCGGTCAGCAGGGCAACTGCCGGGCGAACACGTTTGCCCCCCGACGAAACCAAATGCTCCAATACAACCTGCAAATGCGGATGATGCCCGTTTACCTGGGCTTTCATCAGCACTTCTACTTGGGAGATCTGGTCTTCAACAAGCGTAAAAAAATTCGTACTCAATCAATTACTCCATTGAAATAATCGCCTTGCGTTTGCGGCTGTAGCCTGATTGATTTCATCTAAAGGCGTATCAAATATCTGGCCGATTTTCTCAGCCACATACGCAACAAAAGCCGGTTCATTTCGTTTGCCGCGGTACGGACGAGGTGTTAGAAACGGGCCATCCGTTTCGATGAGCAAACGATCGAGCGGAACTGAAGCGACAACACGACGCAATTCGTGGGCACTTTTGAAGGTTACAGGCCCGGTACAACCAATATAAAATCCAGCTTCCAATGCACGTTGTGTTTCGGCCTGGTTTCCGGAAAATGAGTGGACAACGCCGGGACGTTCAATCGGAAGCAGGGAGCGAAATTCTACCAAGATTTGAAGAGCATCCTGCAAACAGGCCCGCTGTTCGGGACTTTGATTGCGGGTGTGGACAACTATCGGAAGCTTTAACCGCCCCGCAAGGGATACCTGCTCCCGAAAGACCTGGCGCTGAAGGTCGCGCGGGGCTCGATCGCGGTAATAATCCAGGCCAATTTCGCCAATTGCAACAACTTTGGGATGCGCGGCCAACTGAGTCAGAGCGTCGAGCGTGGCTGTATCCCAAGTGGTTGCTGAATTGGGGTGTATGCCTACAGCCGCGTAAACCTGCGGGAATTCTTCAGCTAGCGCTATCGCCGCGCGGCTGGATTCCAGATCGATGCCCGGAACCAGGATACGCTCCACGCCCGCCTCCCAGGCTCGAGCCAGCACCGCGGCGCGGTCTTCATCATACGAGTCAAAGTACAAATGGCAATGTGTGTCGGTCAGCACGTTAGTACGTCATAGCGTTATTCGATTCCAGCAATTTTCAGACCGTCTTGCAAAATAGCCTGCACTTTGTCTTGATGCGTGGTTTCGCAATATACTCGGATAATCGGCTCGGTGCCTGAGAAGCGGATCAGCAACCAGCCGCCATCTTCAAGTTGGAACTGGTACCCGTCAATCGTCACCAGGCCGATGACTTTTAGGCCACCCAGTGTTTCGGGGTTGGCGGCAAGAATATTGTCGATTTTTTCCTGACGCTCGCCTTTGAAGGGGGTGTCCACGCGGTCGTAATAGTGCCCGCCAACTTTGCTAAAAAGCAGTTCAAGGATTTCGGAGGGCTTGCGCTGAAGCTTGACCATCATATCGAGCATAAACAAACCGGCCAGGATGCCATCTCGTTCGGGAACGTGCCCGCGAAAGGCATAGCCGCCCGATTCTTCGCCGCCGATGAGCGCCTGGGTTTCGAGCATTTTTGGGGCCACAAATTTAAAACCTACGCCAGTTTCATAAACGGGAACATCATAGATGGCGGCCAGTTTGTTGAGCATCTTGGTAGTGGAAATTGTCTTGACAATTGGGCCACGCTCGCCGCGCACTTCAAGCAGGTAATAGGCCAACATCCCAAAGGCACGCAATTGATCGATGAACTGCCCGTTTTCATCGCCAATGCCGACGCGGTCGGCGTCGCCATCGTTGATGATGAGCACGTCGGCATTATGCTCGAGGGTGGCAGCCAGCCCAACATCCACATTCGGCGGAATCGGTTCTGGGCGGCTCATCTCGGGGAAGATGGGATTGCGCACATTATGAATTTCGATAATTTCAGTTTTGCCGCCGCCCAACAAACGCGGGAACCAGCCTGCACCGTTGCCCCACATGGGGTCTACCAAAACTTTGAGACCCGCATCTTTAATCGGTTGCAGGTCGATCAGGGTTTGAATGTGTTTGATATAGTCAGGGTCGGGATCAAAGCGTACCACCAGGCCTTTTGCTTCGGCTTCAGCAATGGGTATTCGGGCGGCTTCTTCTTCTGTATTCGGAATAAATGCTTCAATTTCTTTTAAGCCTTCGGGGGCAATCGCCCCGCCATTTTCGTCACGCACTTTGAAACCGTTATCCGTGTAGGGATTGTGTGAAGCCGTCACATTGACTGCGCCGACAGCTTTTTTCGCAATGACGGAATAGGAAATCACGGGGGTTGGCGAAGAGCCATTGGTGAGATACACGCGCAGGCCATTGCCCGCCAGAACTTCAGCAACGGTGACGGCAAAATTTTCACCATGAAACCGCTTATCGTGGCCAACGATCACCCATTTATCTTTGTGCCCATATTTCAACAAGTAGGTTGCAAAGCCCTGTGTACAGCGCCGCACATTGGCAAAGGTGTAATCATCTGCAATTCTGCCGCGCCATCCATCAGTACCAAATTTAATCACCTGAGACATAAGTCCTCCAAATTTCAAATTATATATCACTCAATTTCTAACCGCCAAAATCGCACAGTTCTGATTGTCGTGCAAGCGTGTCGATATAACACGAATGTAATAACATGCCACGATTGATGTGGCTCGATAATAAATCATATTATCAAGTGTCTGGCGAGGGTATTATATCAAAGGGGATGCAGATTGGGACGTTGAGGTTTGAGTTTCGGGAAAAAGAACATGCTATAATTTGTGCCCATTATGAATAGAATATATCTTGATTATGCCGCTACGACACCATTGCATCCACAAGTGCTGAATGTGATGCTGCCCTATTTCTCGACCGAGTTTGGCAACCCTTCTTCGGTGCATCGCTACGGGCAAAGAGCCGACAATGCCGTCGAGACCGCGCGAGAAATGATCGCTGCTCTAATTGGCTGCCAACCGCACGAAGTTATTTTTACATCATGTGGTTCCGAAAGTGATAACCTGGCGCTGCGCGGCGCGGCCTGGGCTGCGCGCGAGCAACGCGAAGCCCGGCATATACTCATCAGCCCGGTGGAACATCACGCGGTATCACAAACTGCTGAACAATTGGCGACGCTCTTCGGCTTTGAGTTGGAATATTTGCCCATCGATGAATTCGGACGTGTGAATCCCGGTGATGTGGCGCGGCTTCTGCGCGAGGATACAGCTATCGTATCGGTGATTCATGCCAACAATGAAATCGGCACGATCAACCCGATTGCTGAAATCGGGGATATTTGCCGCGCCCGCGGCGTAATTTTTCATAGCGAT from Chloroflexota bacterium carries:
- a CDS encoding polyprenyl synthetase family protein: MSTNFFTLVEDQISQVEVLMKAQVNGHHPHLQVVLEHLVSSGGKRVRPAVALLTGGMLHADGDRLLKLAGSIEMLHTATLVHDDLIDGSLLRRGIPTLNAQWSPAATVLAGDYIFARAAAMAAQTDSIDVMQLFAETLATIVNGEIIQMFTSRGIASREDYYQRIYAKTASMFVLATESAALLGGVDDDVVLAVRQYGYEIGMAFQIVDDILDFTGSQSAVGKPVASDLRQGLVTLPAIYYQESHPDDEDMAAVLRGEYNHDARMMRLVAAIRASGAIKKALDEAREFVERGLKMLENIPDSIERQALFEIGSYIVDRDV
- a CDS encoding glycosyltransferase family 4 protein, whose protein sequence is MRILIEALGIHNYGGGRTATLNLLQNLLAIDPHNQYRVLLTRPEPGLLARNLQQIILPVENRFLARILAQVSLPIISRGCNGIHFAKNLGLMTRKPSLVTLYDLTTLLHPELVPRIDAWYWRRIQPLTLKKARRVIAISRATAQDAQTHFGLDPAKISVIYPSVGARFQPATPEQIAEIRQHYSLPREYVLHVGRMDRKNNIGALIHAFAQSRYRGALVIVGQEYAKTPARGLGEMIETLELTGRVHFTGALPDEALPMLYSGAQAVVMPSLHEGFGLVAAEAMACGAALIAGRVGALPEVTAGAAMLVDEPNAIQITEALDELLDNPARLAALQQAAIEVGAHYRNVNDARQTLALYEQIAA
- a CDS encoding phosphoglucomutase/phosphomannomutase family protein, giving the protein MSQVIKFGTDGWRGRIADDYTFANVRRCTQGFATYLLKYGHKDKWVIVGHDKRFHGENFAVTVAEVLAGNGLRVYLTNGSSPTPVISYSVIAKKAVGAVNVTASHNPYTDNGFKVRDENGGAIAPEGLKEIEAFIPNTEEEAARIPIAEAEAKGLVVRFDPDPDYIKHIQTLIDLQPIKDAGLKVLVDPMWGNGAGWFPRLLGGGKTEIIEIHNVRNPIFPEMSRPEPIPPNVDVGLAATLEHNADVLIINDGDADRVGIGDENGQFIDQLRAFGMLAYYLLEVRGERGPIVKTISTTKMLNKLAAIYDVPVYETGVGFKFVAPKMLETQALIGGEESGGYAFRGHVPERDGILAGLFMLDMMVKLQRKPSEILELLFSKVGGHYYDRVDTPFKGERQEKIDNILAANPETLGGLKVIGLVTIDGYQFQLEDGGWLLIRFSGTEPIIRVYCETTHQDKVQAILQDGLKIAGIE
- a CDS encoding methyltransferase domain-containing protein: DYAPEALKLTRQLPQIPNLAFQQTDAQTLPFGSTQFDVIFMLDVVEHLTPHQLDRTLQEVNRTLKPSGRLIIHTMPNTWYYRWGYPLYRWVQGLRGHKFPKDPHSRWEHAYLHVNEQNPLQLQKTLRHNGFRPRVWLANVQTFEHESNPRVRAIQRLLTRLPIVKTIFCNDIFAIARKPQI
- a CDS encoding class I SAM-dependent methyltransferase, whose amino-acid sequence is MPTSREHKAAKIMAVLYDFLGEDLRRLCCLDVGCGDGTMLKAFGAQFHFAVGIDPALPQSALPPTLQVCSRGENIPFPNQYFDVVICAQVYEHVQNPYQLADEIRRVLKPGGAIFFSGPNRFALIEEHYHLPLLSWLPRSVANAYMRLTRRGHAYDIHP
- a CDS encoding proline dehydrogenase; translation: MLRSLLIYLSKAEWARRIVTRWPIAWRVAGRFVAGETPDDAIRAIKILNEKGICATLDHLGENVTSVGEARQATEDVLHILDEIDRTGVKSGVSIKLSQIGLLLDVAECEINLRRIVERAKSYENFIRIDMEDSPFTDITLELFRKLRAEGYTDTVGIVVQAYFYRTEEDIRQLMEEKARVRLCKGAYKEPPEIAFPKKADVDINFDKLTKMLIDGAAKAGLPRVTECGRFPPIPAIASHDEARIIFAKQYAKDVNFPKDGLEFQMLNGIRRDLQEQLAAEGYPVRVYVPYGTEWYPYFVRRLAERPANLWFFIANFLRG
- a CDS encoding TatD family hydrolase — translated: MLTDTHCHLYFDSYDEDRAAVLARAWEAGVERILVPGIDLESSRAAIALAEEFPQVYAAVGIHPNSATTWDTATLDALTQLAAHPKVVAIGEIGLDYYRDRAPRDLQRQVFREQVSLAGRLKLPIVVHTRNQSPEQRACLQDALQILVEFRSLLPIERPGVVHSFSGNQAETQRALEAGFYIGCTGPVTFKSAHELRRVVASVPLDRLLIETDGPFLTPRPYRGKRNEPAFVAYVAEKIGQIFDTPLDEINQATAANARRLFQWSN